In Tachypleus tridentatus isolate NWPU-2018 chromosome 7, ASM421037v1, whole genome shotgun sequence, a genomic segment contains:
- the LOC143257762 gene encoding C-reactive protein 1.1-like, with product MTKKKPKTVHCYSHVKAVVKMFSLTARVTFGEGFKQVSTSSTGTKFTVFRPDNSVSENQTLDIKNWLFLFYAHPSVDNEFILGISVKNDFKAAINLFVHTDHVSSSCSGVRLGHWYHVCAVWSGADGSNKIFLNGEQCSQTQPLKPGHRILGGGTVVIGQEQDKPGGGFESSAAWEGELTDLQVWNEALTEEQIKKIAPCDEPHPRGNLLSWMKFPFVAEDGVIFSSSQACDP from the exons atgacaaaaaaaaaaccaaaaactgtcCATTGTTACTCTCACGTTAAAGCTGTGGTAAAAATGTTTAGTCTGACAGCTCGCGTGACTTTTGGAGAAGGC TTCAAACAAGTTTCCACATCTTCGACTGGAACAAAGTTTACCGTCTTTAGACCAGATAACAGTGTGTCAGAGAATCAAACCCTGGATATCAAGAACTGGCTATTTCTTTTTTACGCTCACCCATCCGTGGATAACGAATTTATTTTGGGAATCTCTGTTAAGAATGATTTTAAAGCAGCAATTAACCTATTCGTCCATACTGACCACGTCAGTTCGTCATGTTCAGGTGTAAGGTTGGGCCACTGGTATCACGTTTGTGCAGTGTGGTCTGGTGCGGACGGTAGCAATAAGATATTCTTGAACGGTGAACAATGTAGTCAAACGCAACCATTGAAACCAGGCCATCGGATCTTAGGAGGGGGTACAGTTGTCATCGGTCAGGAGCAAGACAAACCCGGAGGAGGATTCGAGAGTTCTGCTGCTTGGGAAGGTGAGCTCACGGACCTGCAGGTCTGGAATGAAGCGTTGACTGaggaacaaataaagaaaatcgcCCCATGTGACGAACCCCACCCTCGGGGAAATCTGCTGTCGTGGATGAAGTTTCCTTTTGTAGCTGAAGACGGAGTTATATTTTCCTCGTCTCAAGCATGTGATCCATGA